The genomic DNA GCGAAGGCAGAAGCGGGCGATGACCTCGAAATAGCGCTCGCCGGCCCGGGCGAGGATGGTGTTGTGGTCCGCACCGGGCACCACCTGAAATTCCTTGCCCCGGGCCGGACTCTGCACCTGGAGCATCTCGGCGTTGCCCAGGGGGATGAGCTGGTCGTGCTGGGCATGGATGATGAGGGTGGGACGGCTGACGCCGGAGATCTTCTGGAGGTTGCCAAAGCCATCCGGCTCGGCGATGCCCAGGCGGGCGGTGTCCAGGCCCAGGGCCTGGAGCAAAGGCAGGGTGGTGGCGAACCCGGACTCGATCACCAGCCCAGCCACCGCGGCCGGCTGGGCCGCGGCCAGCTCGATGGCGCAGGCGCTGCCCAGAGAGCGGCCCATGACCACCAGAGGCGCGCTGCCGCCCGTTGCGGCCCGCCAACCCTGCACCGCCGCCAGGATGGCATGGCTGTCCGCCAGCATGCTGCCGGCCGAGGGCTCCCCCTCGCTCCAGCCGTAGCCCCGGTAGTCGGCGACCAGGAAGCTCACCCCCTGGGCGACGAAGGCCCGGCCGATCTCATCGTAGTCGGTGACGATCTCGCCGTTGCCGTGAAAGAACAGAATGGCCGGGGCGGCCGGCGCGGCGGCGTGGCAGCGCACCGTCACCCGGATGCCGGGCGCCACCGCCACCTCCAGGTCGCTGGCCCCGGCCGGTGGCGCCTGGCGGGGCACCACCCGGGGGTGGAAGAGGAGGGCGCAGACCGCTGGCTGGTCCAGCTTGGCGTAGGGCGTAGGCTCG from Thermodesulfobacteriota bacterium includes the following:
- a CDS encoding alpha/beta hydrolase produces the protein MSEPTPYAKLDQPAVCALLFHPRVVPRQAPPAGASDLEVAVAPGIRVTVRCHAAAPAAPAILFFHGNGEIVTDYDEIGRAFVAQGVSFLVADYRGYGWSEGEPSAGSMLADSHAILAAVQGWRAATGGSAPLVVMGRSLGSACAIELAAAQPAAVAGLVIESGFATTLPLLQALGLDTARLGIAEPDGFGNLQKISGVSRPTLIIHAQHDQLIPLGNAEMLQVQSPARGKEFQVVPGADHNTILARAGERYFEVIARFCLRLAGRRGRRAPAGPPVTRQG